In a single window of the Massilia oculi genome:
- the yghU gene encoding glutathione-dependent disulfide-bond oxidoreductase, which translates to MADQASYVPPTVWTPPASSGGAFASINRPVAGPTHDKELPVGKHPLQLYSLATPNGVKVTILLEELLAAGHTGAEYDAWLIKINEGMQFSSGFVGANPNSKIPALVDRSGAAPVRVFESGAILVYLAEKFGAFLPKDGVARTETMNWLFWQMGSAPFVGGGFGHFYAYAPEKLQYPIDRYAMETKRQLDVLDRHLADKRFVAGEEYTIADMAIWPWYGGLVLGQLYEAAQFLSVHEYRHVKRWADEIAARPAVIRGRKVNRSFGPEQDQVHERHAAADLD; encoded by the coding sequence ATGGCCGACCAAGCATCCTACGTCCCACCGACAGTCTGGACCCCGCCCGCCTCGTCGGGCGGCGCCTTCGCCAGCATCAACCGCCCGGTCGCGGGCCCGACCCACGACAAGGAACTCCCGGTCGGCAAGCATCCGCTGCAGCTGTATTCGCTGGCCACGCCGAATGGCGTGAAGGTGACGATCCTGCTGGAAGAATTGCTGGCCGCCGGCCACACCGGAGCCGAGTACGATGCCTGGCTCATCAAGATCAACGAAGGCATGCAGTTCTCGAGCGGTTTCGTCGGGGCCAATCCCAATTCGAAGATCCCTGCCCTGGTCGACCGCAGTGGCGCCGCACCGGTGCGCGTGTTCGAATCCGGCGCGATCCTGGTCTACCTGGCGGAAAAATTCGGCGCCTTCCTGCCGAAGGACGGCGTGGCGCGCACCGAAACCATGAACTGGCTGTTCTGGCAGATGGGTTCGGCTCCCTTCGTGGGCGGCGGTTTCGGCCACTTCTATGCTTATGCGCCGGAAAAGCTGCAGTACCCGATCGACCGTTATGCGATGGAGACCAAACGCCAGCTCGACGTGCTCGACCGCCACCTGGCGGACAAGCGCTTCGTCGCGGGCGAGGAATACACGATCGCCGACATGGCGATCTGGCCATGGTATGGCGGCCTGGTGCTGGGCCAGCTGTATGAGGCCGCGCAATTCCTGTCGGTGCACGAATACAGGCACGTGAAACGCTGGGCCGACGAGATCGCCGCACGGCCGGCCGTCATCCGCGGACGCAAGGTCAACCGCTCGTTCGGCCCCGAGCAGGACCAGGTACACGAGCGGCACGCCGCGGCCGATCTCGACTGA
- a CDS encoding cell division ATP-binding protein FtsE, translating to MIAFQSVSKQYTHGDARGAYALHDVSLDIAKGELVYLAGPSGAGKSTLMKMVAAVERPSSGKVIVNGQDIGRIKPAGIPFLRRNIGIIFQQQRLLNDRNILANTMLPLLVTGARTADAAQRARAALDRVGLLDRARAMPLELSGGEQQRVAVARAIVNRPQIILADEPTANLDRVAADKVLDALRAFHAAGVTCVISTHDEQVLDSAARVIRLEQGQLVGGAA from the coding sequence ATGATCGCATTCCAGTCGGTATCCAAACAGTACACCCACGGCGATGCGCGCGGCGCGTATGCGCTGCACGACGTCTCGCTCGACATCGCCAAGGGCGAGCTGGTCTACCTGGCCGGCCCGTCGGGCGCCGGCAAGTCGACCCTCATGAAGATGGTGGCGGCGGTCGAGCGTCCCAGCAGCGGCAAGGTGATCGTCAACGGCCAGGACATCGGCCGCATCAAGCCGGCCGGGATTCCCTTCCTGCGCCGGAACATCGGCATCATTTTCCAGCAGCAGCGCCTGCTCAACGACCGCAACATCCTGGCCAACACCATGCTGCCCCTGCTGGTGACGGGTGCCCGCACCGCGGACGCCGCGCAGCGCGCCCGCGCCGCGCTCGACCGGGTGGGCCTGCTCGACCGCGCCAGGGCGATGCCGCTCGAACTGTCGGGAGGCGAACAGCAGCGGGTGGCGGTCGCGCGCGCGATCGTCAACCGGCCGCAGATCATCCTGGCCGACGAACCGACCGCCAATCTCGACCGCGTGGCGGCCGACAAGGTGCTGGACGCGCTGCGCGCCTTCCACGCCGCCGGCGTCACCTGCGTCATCTCCACCCACGACGAACAGGTGCTGGACAGCGCCGCGCGGGTGATCCGCCTCGAGCAGGGCCAGCTGGTCGGAGGTGCGGCATGA
- the ftsY gene encoding signal recognition particle-docking protein FtsY, whose product MFSFFKRKKAPETPAPEPVMPAATPAPAPVPAPAPAPVIADAAVPSVLHEGANLFPETAERPTTELEKKTSWMARLKAGLSKTSSNLSLLFVGARIDEDLYEELEAALLMSDAGMDATEHLLGELRRKVKEDKLLDAAAVKAALKELMIDLLLPLQKPLELGRHEPLVMMISGVNGAGKTTTIGKLAKHMQSFDQSVLLAAGDTFRAAAREQLMVWGQRNNVTVISQQSGDPAAVAFDAVQSGKARGTDVVMVDTAGRLPTQLHLMEELKKIKRVIGKGMDGAPHETLLVIDGNTGQNALAQVKAFDDALQLTGLVVTKLDGTAKGGVLAAIARTRPIPVYFIGVGEKLEDLQPFNAEEFVEALLG is encoded by the coding sequence ATGTTTAGCTTCTTCAAGAGAAAAAAAGCGCCCGAAACGCCGGCGCCGGAACCGGTCATGCCGGCCGCGACGCCTGCCCCGGCGCCCGTCCCTGCACCGGCGCCCGCCCCGGTCATCGCCGACGCCGCCGTCCCCAGCGTCCTGCACGAAGGCGCCAACCTGTTCCCCGAAACCGCCGAACGCCCGACCACCGAGCTTGAGAAGAAGACCTCGTGGATGGCGCGCCTGAAGGCCGGCCTGTCCAAGACCTCGAGCAACCTGTCCCTGCTGTTCGTCGGCGCCCGCATCGACGAAGACCTGTACGAGGAACTCGAGGCGGCGCTGCTGATGTCGGACGCCGGCATGGACGCCACCGAGCACCTGCTGGGCGAGCTGCGGCGCAAGGTCAAGGAAGACAAGCTGCTAGACGCCGCCGCCGTCAAGGCCGCGCTCAAGGAGCTGATGATCGACCTGCTGCTGCCCCTGCAGAAGCCGCTGGAACTGGGCCGCCACGAACCGCTGGTGATGATGATCTCGGGCGTCAACGGCGCCGGCAAGACCACCACCATCGGCAAGCTGGCCAAGCATATGCAAAGCTTCGACCAGTCGGTGCTGCTGGCCGCCGGCGACACCTTCCGCGCCGCCGCGCGCGAGCAATTGATGGTCTGGGGCCAGCGCAACAACGTCACCGTGATCTCGCAGCAGTCGGGCGATCCGGCCGCCGTCGCCTTCGACGCGGTACAGTCGGGCAAGGCGCGCGGCACCGACGTCGTGATGGTCGACACCGCCGGCCGCCTGCCGACCCAGCTGCACCTGATGGAAGAGCTCAAGAAGATCAAGCGCGTGATCGGCAAGGGCATGGACGGCGCGCCGCACGAGACCCTGCTCGTCATCGACGGCAATACCGGCCAGAACGCGCTGGCCCAGGTGAAGGCCTTCGACGACGCCCTGCAGCTGACCGGCCTCGTCGTGACCAAGCTGGACGGCACCGCCAAGGGCGGCGTGCTGGCGGCGATCGCGCGTACCCGTCCGATCCCCGTCTACTTCATCGGCGTCGGCGAGAAGCTGGAAGACCTGCAGCCGTTCAACGCCGAAGAATTCGTCGAAGCGCTGCTCGGCTGA
- the glpK gene encoding glycerol kinase GlpK codes for MTHYILALDQGTTSSRAILFDRAGLPVSSCQREYPQYFPQPGWVEHDPLDIWHSQLACAREALAQGGVQAAQVAAIGIANQRETTLVWDRATGEPVARAIVWQDRRTAGVCDRLREAGKAAFIQERSGPELDAYFAATKLQWLLDHVPGARSRADKGELAFGTVDSWLVYRLCGRHVTDTSNAARTMLFNIHTLAWDDDLLALFDIPRALLPEVVPSAGAVGLAAEEWFGHPIPIAGIAGDQQAATFGQACHRKGLVKNTYGTGCFMLMHAGDSPPISRNRLLATVGWTVGGRTDYLLEGSVFMGGATVQWLRDGLGIIRHSHEVEALATSVPDSGGVMLVPAFTGLGAPHWDPYARGAILGMTRGTSAAHVARAAVEAIAYQSAELLAAMQKDAACAVTELRADGGAARNDLLMQFQADLLGVEVVRPRVTETTALGAAYLAGLACGYWESLEAIEAQWRVERRYEPTMDAGRRADLLARWGRAVAHARSWAAPE; via the coding sequence TTGACCCACTACATCCTCGCCCTCGACCAGGGCACGACCAGCTCGCGCGCCATCCTGTTCGACCGCGCCGGCCTGCCGGTGTCCAGCTGCCAGCGAGAGTACCCCCAATATTTTCCCCAGCCCGGCTGGGTCGAGCACGACCCGCTCGACATCTGGCACAGCCAGCTCGCCTGCGCGCGCGAAGCGCTGGCGCAAGGCGGCGTCCAGGCCGCCCAGGTCGCCGCGATCGGCATCGCCAACCAGCGCGAGACCACGCTCGTGTGGGACCGCGCCACCGGCGAACCGGTGGCCAGGGCCATCGTGTGGCAGGACCGGCGCACCGCCGGCGTGTGCGACCGTTTGCGCGAAGCGGGCAAGGCCGCCTTCATCCAGGAACGCTCCGGCCCCGAGCTCGACGCCTATTTCGCCGCCACCAAATTGCAATGGCTTCTCGACCACGTCCCCGGCGCGCGCAGCCGGGCCGACAAGGGCGAGCTGGCCTTCGGCACCGTCGATAGCTGGCTGGTGTATCGCCTGTGCGGCCGCCACGTCACCGACACCAGCAATGCCGCGCGCACGATGCTGTTCAACATCCATACGCTGGCCTGGGACGACGACTTGCTGGCGCTGTTCGACATCCCGCGCGCGCTGCTGCCCGAGGTCGTGCCCAGCGCCGGCGCCGTCGGACTGGCGGCCGAGGAGTGGTTCGGCCATCCGATCCCGATCGCCGGCATCGCCGGCGACCAGCAGGCCGCCACCTTCGGGCAGGCCTGCCACCGCAAGGGACTGGTCAAGAATACCTACGGCACCGGCTGCTTCATGCTGATGCATGCCGGCGACAGTCCACCCATCTCGCGCAACCGCCTGCTGGCGACGGTCGGCTGGACGGTAGGGGGCCGCACCGATTACCTGCTCGAGGGCAGCGTGTTCATGGGCGGCGCCACCGTGCAATGGCTGCGCGACGGCCTGGGCATCATCCGCCACTCGCATGAAGTGGAGGCCCTCGCCACCAGCGTGCCTGACAGTGGCGGCGTGATGCTGGTGCCGGCCTTCACCGGTCTCGGCGCGCCGCACTGGGACCCGTATGCGCGCGGCGCCATTCTCGGCATGACGCGCGGCACGAGCGCCGCCCATGTCGCGCGCGCCGCGGTCGAGGCCATCGCCTACCAGAGCGCCGAGCTGCTGGCGGCGATGCAGAAGGACGCCGCCTGCGCCGTCACCGAACTGCGCGCCGACGGCGGCGCCGCCCGCAACGACCTGCTGATGCAGTTCCAGGCCGACCTGCTCGGCGTCGAGGTGGTGCGCCCGCGCGTCACCGAGACCACGGCCCTGGGCGCCGCCTACCTGGCCGGCCTGGCTTGCGGCTACTGGGAATCGCTGGAGGCGATCGAGGCGCAATGGCGGGTCGAACGCCGCTACGAACCGACGATGGACGCCGGCCGCCGCGCGGATCTGCTGGCGCGCTGGGGGCGGGCGGTCGCACACGCGCGTTCCTGGGCCGCGCCAGAATGA
- the rpoH gene encoding RNA polymerase sigma factor RpoH: protein MSAQSALVPTGSRALGLGFTGNLGNIDAYISAVNRLPMLTHEEEVSLAKRLRDDHDLDAAQKLVLSHLRLVVSIARGYLGYGLPHADLIQEGNIGLMKAVKRFDPNQGVRLVSYAMHWIKAEMHEYILKNWRLVKVATTKAQRKLFFNLRSNKTGLDAMSPGQVDDLAKLLGVKREEVIEMETRLSGRDIALESPTDDEDDKFSPIAYLSSDQQEPTKVLEAEQVTRLQSEGLETALGKLDPRSRRIIEARWLANDDGSGATLHTLAEEFSVSAERIRQIESAALKKMKGALAAFV from the coding sequence ATGTCCGCACAATCCGCATTGGTTCCGACCGGCAGTCGTGCTCTGGGACTGGGTTTCACCGGCAATCTGGGCAATATCGACGCCTATATCTCGGCCGTCAACCGCCTGCCGATGCTCACGCACGAAGAAGAGGTATCGCTGGCAAAGCGGCTGCGCGACGACCACGATCTCGACGCGGCGCAAAAGCTGGTGCTGTCGCACCTGCGCCTGGTGGTATCGATCGCGCGCGGCTATCTGGGCTATGGCCTGCCGCACGCTGACCTGATCCAGGAAGGCAATATCGGCCTGATGAAGGCAGTCAAGCGCTTCGACCCGAACCAGGGCGTGCGCCTGGTGTCGTACGCCATGCACTGGATCAAGGCCGAGATGCATGAATACATTCTCAAGAACTGGCGCTTGGTAAAGGTTGCCACGACCAAGGCCCAGCGCAAGCTGTTCTTCAACCTGCGCAGCAACAAGACCGGCCTGGACGCGATGTCGCCGGGCCAGGTCGACGACCTTGCCAAGCTGCTGGGCGTCAAGCGCGAAGAAGTGATCGAGATGGAAACCCGTCTGTCGGGCCGCGACATCGCACTGGAATCGCCGACCGACGACGAAGACGACAAGTTCTCGCCGATCGCCTACCTGTCGTCGGACCAGCAGGAGCCGACCAAGGTGCTCGAGGCCGAGCAGGTCACCCGCCTGCAGTCCGAGGGCCTGGAAACGGCGCTGGGCAAGCTCGATCCGCGTTCGCGCCGCATCATCGAGGCGCGCTGGCTGGCCAACGACGACGGCTCGGGCGCCACGCTGCATACGCTGGCCGAAGAGTTCAGCGTATCGGCCGAGCGCATCCGCCAGATCGAATCGGCCGCGCTCAAGAAGATGAAAGGCGCGCTGGCGGCGTTCGTGTAA
- a CDS encoding fimbrial biogenesis chaperone: MRSLRCAAIAAARFTALSMVLAAGPLAHGANLQISPVSISFQPGQNAAGIQLQNNGDTPLYGQVRVYAWDQRNGVDDLTPTTQLVASPPVIEVAPNSTQTIRLVRRPGAQGVAATGAAEQTYRILIDELPRGDSQQGNVAIRLQYSVPAFVLPADGQAAPRLEWSTFQRGGAWHLRAFNAGTLHAQIGATSVRIGARDVELSKGLLGYALPGRAREWALPPDVAAAMPASLAIQATVNTRPQSASAAVARD; the protein is encoded by the coding sequence ATGCGGAGTCTTCGCTGCGCCGCAATCGCTGCGGCCCGCTTTACAGCCTTGTCCATGGTCCTGGCGGCCGGCCCGCTGGCGCACGGCGCCAACCTGCAGATTTCGCCGGTCTCGATCAGTTTCCAGCCGGGCCAGAACGCGGCCGGCATCCAGCTCCAGAACAATGGCGATACGCCCCTGTACGGCCAGGTGAGGGTGTACGCATGGGACCAGCGTAACGGCGTCGACGACCTGACCCCGACCACCCAGCTGGTGGCCAGCCCGCCGGTGATCGAAGTCGCCCCCAACAGCACCCAGACCATCCGCCTGGTGCGCCGCCCCGGCGCGCAAGGGGTGGCCGCCACGGGCGCCGCCGAACAAACCTACCGCATCCTCATCGACGAACTCCCGCGTGGCGACAGCCAGCAGGGCAACGTCGCCATCCGCCTCCAGTATTCGGTGCCGGCCTTCGTGCTGCCGGCCGACGGCCAGGCCGCGCCCAGGCTCGAATGGAGCACCTTCCAGCGCGGCGGCGCCTGGCACCTGCGGGCCTTCAACGCCGGCACCCTGCACGCCCAGATCGGCGCCACCAGCGTGCGCATCGGCGCGCGCGACGTCGAGCTCTCCAAGGGCCTGCTGGGTTATGCGCTGCCGGGCCGCGCCCGCGAGTGGGCGTTGCCGCCCGACGTCGCGGCCGCCATGCCGGCATCCCTGGCGATCCAGGCCACGGTGAATACCCGGCCCCAGTCCGCCAGCGCCGCCGTCGCCAGGGACTGA
- a CDS encoding Csu type fimbrial protein has protein sequence MMSTSNRNRSVTRVMAAVLAAVMPFTSVHAASPATAKFDVTMSVVADCTVTATSLDFGQTGLITTARNGQSNLTVTCTNTTPYNVGLDAGTGAGSSGTTRYLSGSSGANTDTVKFNLYRAPGAGLWGNTQGTDTLAGTGNGDKQTLTVYGEIPVQNAPTPDNYKSSITASVYF, from the coding sequence ATGATGTCGACCTCGAACCGTAACCGCTCAGTGACCCGTGTCATGGCTGCTGTCCTGGCTGCCGTCATGCCTTTCACTAGCGTGCATGCCGCCAGCCCGGCCACCGCCAAATTCGACGTGACGATGAGCGTCGTTGCCGACTGCACCGTCACCGCGACCAGCCTCGATTTCGGTCAGACCGGCCTGATCACCACGGCAAGGAACGGTCAATCGAACTTGACTGTGACATGCACCAACACTACACCTTACAATGTGGGCCTGGATGCCGGCACCGGCGCCGGCTCGAGCGGCACGACGCGTTACCTGTCGGGCAGCAGCGGCGCCAACACCGACACCGTGAAGTTCAACCTGTACCGTGCGCCGGGCGCGGGCCTGTGGGGCAATACCCAGGGCACCGACACGCTCGCCGGAACTGGAAACGGCGACAAGCAGACCCTCACCGTGTATGGCGAGATCCCGGTGCAGAACGCGCCGACGCCGGACAACTACAAATCGTCGATCACGGCATCCGTGTATTTCTAA
- the ftsX gene encoding permease-like cell division protein FtsX, with amino-acid sequence MSPWLRQHRFALGAALSTVRKSPGSFLFNVLVVALALTLPFAGITLLDNVRPLSEQLSVDPEISLFMRDDASRADAEALAPRIRQIVAPQGGQGAEIAFVPREQALAALKERSGLGDVLDTLGDNPLPDSYVMKLEGFASAGAAGQVDLITERLGELPGVETVQVDSAWVKRLAAMLAILRLALLLLAATLGIVVIAVVFNTIRLQVLTQKEEISVSQLLGATNDFIHRPFFYTGALLGLCAGAVALGAVTLALRPLNGAIGEFARLYGSNFQLTALGGLEIAGLLAVSAGLGLVGALLSVRRHLARQR; translated from the coding sequence ATGAGCCCGTGGCTGCGCCAGCACCGCTTCGCCCTCGGGGCCGCGCTGTCGACGGTGCGCAAGTCGCCCGGCAGCTTCCTGTTCAACGTACTGGTGGTCGCGCTTGCGCTGACCCTGCCGTTCGCGGGCATCACCCTGCTCGACAATGTGCGTCCGCTGTCCGAGCAGTTGTCGGTCGATCCCGAAATCAGCCTGTTCATGCGCGACGACGCCAGCCGCGCCGATGCCGAAGCGCTGGCGCCGCGGATCCGCCAGATCGTCGCGCCGCAGGGTGGGCAAGGGGCCGAAATCGCCTTCGTGCCGCGCGAGCAGGCGCTTGCTGCGCTCAAGGAACGCAGCGGCCTGGGCGACGTGCTGGACACCCTGGGCGACAACCCCTTGCCTGACAGCTATGTGATGAAGCTGGAAGGCTTCGCCAGCGCCGGCGCCGCCGGCCAGGTGGACCTGATCACCGAGCGCCTGGGCGAACTGCCGGGCGTGGAGACGGTGCAGGTCGATTCGGCCTGGGTAAAGCGCCTGGCCGCGATGCTGGCCATCCTGCGCCTGGCGCTGCTGCTGCTGGCGGCTACCCTGGGCATCGTCGTGATCGCGGTCGTGTTCAATACGATCCGCCTGCAGGTGCTGACCCAGAAAGAAGAAATCTCCGTGTCGCAACTGCTGGGCGCGACCAACGATTTCATCCACCGCCCGTTCTTCTACACCGGCGCCCTGCTCGGCCTGTGCGCCGGCGCGGTGGCACTGGGCGCGGTAACCCTGGCCCTGCGCCCGCTGAACGGCGCGATCGGGGAATTCGCGCGGCTGTACGGTTCGAATTTCCAGCTGACAGCGCTGGGGGGACTGGAAATCGCCGGCCTGCTGGCGGTCAGTGCCGGGCTGGGGCTGGTCGGCGCCCTCCTGTCGGTGCGGCGTCACCTTGCACGCCAGCGTTGA
- a CDS encoding endonuclease/exonuclease/phosphatase family protein: MSLVTALAILSGITSNAAAAPMNVASFNLRYNNPQDGPNAWPARKELVKALIRHHAFDIVGTQEGLAGQVADLAQMEEFDHVGVGRDDGRQAGEHSAIFYRKGRFALLDKGDFWLSETPDRPSLGWDATCCNRIVSWAKLRERDNGRVFYVFSAHFDHEGVVARRASSDLLLRKIAEISRGEPAICVGDFNSTPETPQMQAMAKAMRDAFQVSRTPPYGPVGTYHGFRFDAPMRDRIDYVYVDRHFDVLGYAALSDSLHGRFPSDHHPVVARVEFR; the protein is encoded by the coding sequence TTGTCACTTGTCACCGCGCTCGCCATCCTGTCCGGCATCACGAGCAACGCCGCTGCCGCGCCGATGAACGTCGCCAGCTTCAACCTGCGCTACAACAATCCCCAGGATGGCCCCAATGCCTGGCCGGCGCGCAAGGAGCTGGTCAAGGCGCTGATCCGCCATCATGCATTCGACATCGTCGGCACGCAGGAGGGACTCGCCGGCCAGGTCGCGGATCTGGCGCAGATGGAAGAATTCGACCACGTCGGCGTCGGCCGCGACGATGGCAGGCAGGCCGGCGAGCATTCGGCCATCTTCTATCGCAAGGGCCGCTTCGCGCTGCTGGACAAGGGCGACTTCTGGCTCAGCGAAACGCCGGACCGCCCATCGCTGGGCTGGGACGCCACCTGCTGCAACCGCATCGTGTCATGGGCGAAGCTGCGCGAGCGCGACAATGGCCGCGTGTTCTACGTCTTTTCGGCGCACTTCGACCACGAGGGCGTCGTCGCCCGCCGTGCATCAAGCGACCTGCTGCTGCGCAAGATCGCGGAAATCAGCCGCGGCGAACCGGCCATCTGTGTGGGCGACTTCAATTCGACGCCCGAGACGCCCCAGATGCAGGCGATGGCGAAAGCCATGCGCGACGCTTTCCAGGTAAGCCGGACGCCGCCATACGGCCCGGTCGGCACCTACCACGGCTTTCGCTTCGACGCGCCCATGCGGGACCGCATCGACTACGTCTATGTCGACCGGCATTTCGACGTGCTTGGCTATGCGGCCCTGAGCGATTCGCTCCACGGACGCTTCCCGTCGGACCACCATCCGGTGGTCGCGCGCGTCGAATTCCGGTAA
- a CDS encoding thiamine pyrophosphate-binding protein, producing the protein MPSTSPHPSRTGGQLLVDALHVHGVDTAFGVPGESYLDVLDALHDSNIRFVINRQEGGAAFMAEAYGKMTGKPGICFVTRGPGATNASIGVHTAFQDSTPMILFIGQVGNDFVDREAFQEIDYRRMYGQMAKWVAQIDRADRIPEYMARAFQVATSGRPGPVVLALPEDMLVSTAEVLDTRPYQPSHGAPMGEQIARLRAMLQEAQRPIVLLGGGTWNAQACADLARFAEANRLPVGCTFRFQDLLDNAHPNYVGDVGIGINPKLAARVKEADLVIAIGPRLGEMTTGGYTLLDSPVPRQRLVHIHPDPEELGSVYQAELMIASGMPQACAMLAAMAPVDATAWQDSVAGAKAELAAWQAQPALLKEGVPLDLWQVVQDLMDQLPHDAIITNGAGNYASWAHRFYRYGGMRTQLAPTNGAMGYSVPAGVAAKIVWPERAVVTFAGDGEFMMTGQELATAVQYGAGVVILVFNNNMFGTIRMHQERSYPGRVSGTGLHNPDFAALARAYGGHGEVVDRTADFAPALRRALDHAEQKKLPAVIELRYDGNLITPNATLETIRKQAESARAGS; encoded by the coding sequence ATGCCCTCCACTTCCCCGCACCCTTCCCGCACCGGCGGCCAGCTCCTGGTCGATGCGCTCCACGTCCACGGCGTCGACACCGCCTTCGGTGTGCCCGGAGAAAGCTACCTGGACGTGCTCGATGCGCTGCACGACTCGAACATCCGCTTCGTGATCAACCGCCAGGAAGGGGGCGCGGCATTCATGGCCGAGGCCTACGGCAAGATGACGGGCAAGCCCGGCATCTGCTTCGTCACCCGCGGCCCCGGCGCCACCAATGCCTCGATCGGGGTGCACACCGCATTCCAGGACTCCACGCCGATGATCCTGTTCATCGGCCAGGTCGGCAACGACTTCGTCGACCGCGAGGCCTTCCAGGAAATCGACTACCGTCGCATGTATGGCCAGATGGCGAAATGGGTGGCCCAGATCGATCGCGCCGACCGCATTCCCGAATACATGGCGCGCGCGTTCCAGGTGGCCACCAGCGGCCGCCCCGGTCCGGTGGTGCTGGCGCTGCCGGAAGACATGCTGGTCTCGACGGCGGAAGTGCTTGACACCCGCCCCTACCAGCCGTCGCACGGCGCACCGATGGGCGAACAGATCGCCCGCCTGCGCGCCATGCTGCAGGAAGCCCAACGGCCGATCGTGCTGCTGGGCGGCGGCACCTGGAACGCGCAGGCCTGCGCCGACCTGGCCCGCTTCGCCGAAGCCAACCGCTTGCCGGTGGGCTGCACCTTCCGCTTCCAGGACCTGCTCGACAACGCGCATCCGAACTACGTCGGCGACGTCGGCATCGGCATCAACCCCAAACTGGCGGCGCGCGTCAAAGAGGCCGACCTGGTGATCGCCATCGGCCCGCGCCTGGGCGAGATGACGACCGGCGGCTACACGCTGCTCGACTCGCCGGTGCCGCGCCAGCGCCTGGTCCACATCCACCCGGACCCGGAAGAGCTGGGCAGCGTCTACCAGGCCGAACTGATGATCGCCAGCGGCATGCCGCAAGCCTGCGCCATGCTGGCCGCGATGGCGCCGGTCGACGCCACCGCCTGGCAAGACAGCGTGGCCGGGGCCAAGGCGGAACTGGCCGCCTGGCAGGCGCAGCCGGCGCTGCTCAAGGAAGGCGTGCCGCTCGACCTGTGGCAGGTGGTGCAGGACTTGATGGACCAGCTCCCGCACGACGCCATCATCACCAACGGCGCCGGCAACTACGCCTCGTGGGCCCACCGCTTCTATCGCTACGGCGGCATGCGCACCCAGCTGGCGCCGACCAATGGCGCGATGGGATACTCCGTGCCGGCCGGCGTGGCCGCCAAGATCGTGTGGCCGGAGCGCGCCGTGGTCACCTTCGCCGGCGACGGCGAATTCATGATGACGGGCCAGGAACTGGCCACCGCCGTCCAGTACGGCGCCGGCGTCGTGATCCTGGTCTTCAACAACAATATGTTCGGCACCATCCGCATGCACCAGGAGCGCAGCTACCCGGGCCGCGTGTCGGGCACCGGCCTGCACAATCCGGACTTCGCCGCCCTCGCCCGCGCCTACGGCGGCCATGGGGAAGTCGTCGACCGGACCGCCGATTTCGCGCCGGCCCTGCGCCGCGCGCTCGACCACGCCGAGCAAAAGAAACTGCCGGCCGTGATCGAGCTGCGCTACGACGGCAACCTGATCACGCCGAATGCCACGCTGGAGACGATCCGCAAGCAGGCGGAAAGCGCGAGGGCCGGCAGCTGA